Within Campylobacter jejuni, the genomic segment GCTTAAGGGAACAAGGAGTTTATGCAGAAATTTTACCTTTTAATGTAAGCTTGGCTGATATTAAGGCGAAAGAACCAAAAGGTATTATTTTAAGCGGAGGTCCAGCAAGCGTATATGCAACTGATGCGTATTTTTGCGATAAAGGCATATTTGACTTAAATCTACCTATTCTTGGAATTTGTTATGGTATGCAACTCATGGCACATCATTACAAAGCTACAGTAGCACCTGCAGGACATAAAGAATACGGCAAAGCAAACATAGAAGTTAAAAAAGATAGCGCTTTATTTAAAAATCTTCCAAAAAAACAAACCGTTTGGATGAGTCATTCTGATAAAGTAGAAAATTTACCTCAAGGTTTTGAAGTTTTAGCCACAAGTGAAAATAGCCCTTTTTGTGTTTTTGGAAATGAGGATAAAAAATTCTTTGCTCTACAATTTCACCCAGAAGTACAACACAGCGAATTTGGCAAAAATATCTTAAAAAATTTTGCTAAATACGCTTGTAATTGTGAAAGCGTTTGGAATATGGGTTCTTTTGCAAAAACTCAAGCAGAAAAAATCCGCGAAGAAGTAGGCAATGATAAAGTGCTTTGTGCTGTAAGTGGCGGAGTAGATAGTAGCGTAGTTGCTGCACTTTTAGCTAGCGCTATAAAAGAGCAAGTTATAGTAGTTTTTGTAGATAATGGACTTTTAAGAAGTGGAGAAAAAGAACAAGTTGAATTTATGTTTAAAAACACTTTAGGTATCGATCTTATCAGTATTGATGCAAGTGAAATTTTCCTAAGTCGCTTAGCTAATGTCACAGATCCTGAGCAAAAAAGAAAAATCATAGGAAATACCTTTATAGAAGTTTTTGAAGAAGAAGCAAAAAAACATAAAGATGTAAAATATCTCGCTCAAGGCACACTTTATACTGATATCATAGAAAGTTCTGTTGTAGGTGCAAGCAAAACCATTAAAAGCCATCATAATGTAGGGGGCTTACCTGAAAAAATGAATCTTAAACTCATAGAGCCTTTAAAAGAAATTTTTAAAGATGAAGTGCGTGCTTTAGGGCTTGAGCTTGGACTTAGCAAAGAAGTGGTTTATCGCCATCCTTTCCCTGGGCCAGGGCTTGCTATACGCATTATGGGAGAAGTAAATCGCCCTAGCTTGGAACTATTGCGCAAGGCTGATGTAATTTTACTTGAGGAACTTAAAAGTACAGGTTGGTATGATAAAACTTGGCAAGCATTTTGCGTGCTTTTAAATGTTAAAAGCGTTGGGGTTATGGGGGATAACCGCACTTATGATAATGCAGTTTGTATACGCGTTGTAGATGCAAGTGATGGTATGACAGCTACCTTCTCGCATTTACCTTACGAAATTTTAGAAAACATAAGTCGCCGTATTATCAATGAAGTAGAAGGTATAAATCGCGTTGTTTATGATATCTCAAGCAAACCACCTGCAACTATAGAATGGGAATAATCCATTTTTTCTAGCTCTTATTTTTAATATAAAATTTTTATAAAAATAAGGCTAGAATTTATTTAAGAAATTTCAAGGAAGAAATATGCATGGAAAAATAGCTATTTATATGGATTCTACAGGACGTGGAACCGTTACAAACTCAGCAAATACCTTTTTTGACTTTAATCGCCAAATTTGGAATGATAAAAAAAGTATGCCAAGTGTTGGTATGCTTGTGGAATTTAGAACTCTTTCTAGCGAAAAAAAAGCAGAAGACGGCAAACTCGTTCAAACAAGCAAAACCATAACAGGTATAAAACCTTCAAAATTTCAAGAATTCAAAGAAGGGGATTTTATCACTGAGCATGATTTTTGGAAAACTGATAATGATGATGAATTAGAAGACTTGCAAAACTCAAGAAGAAGTGCTTATATAACAGAACTCTATAGAACGACAGACTTTGACACTATAGAAAAAATTCCTCTTTCTTTTACTATACCTCAAGCTATACAAAAATATTTTGCCCATGAAATTTTATCCGTAGAAACGCTTCAAGCCAATCTACAAGATGAAAAGGAAATTCCTTGCATACTTGATTATCTTATACTTAAAAGATTTTTATTTAAAGCTTATGATACTTTAATTTTTATGGATAATAGCATAGACCAAACCCAATTTAGTGCATTAAAAAGCATCATGATGCATTTAGAGAATTCATATAAGCAAATAATAGCTGATCAAAAACCAAATATCTCTAAAATTTTTAACGAAACTTTTTTATCTTTGCAGTGTCATTACCAAGCTTTAGTAGCTACTATAGATACAAGAAAAAATCGTCTAGCCTCACTTGAAGCACAAATGAAAACTTTACAATCTGAAATAAATCTTAAAAGCAATGCGGCCAATGCAGACCCTGAAAAACTTAAAGCACAACAAGAAAGATTAACTAAACTACAAAAAGAAGTAGAATACTACAAAACAACACTAAAAAGACTTGATGCTATAAAAGAAGATTTTTATAAGAAAAATTATAATATTTTCGAAAATGCTTTTAAGCTTTCGCGAGAAAAACTCTTTAAAAAAATTATCACAGGTTTAAACCTATGTGCAACCATAATGGATGTTAAAATTTGGCACTTATCTTTAAAATCATCAGGAGTTAAAAATTCTTATTTTACTATGAGTAATATAGAAAATTCTTTCTGTTCTCTTTCTTTTGCAGAACATTACTTAAGTCGCTTAAATAAATCCGCTCTAAATCCTTTTGATCAAAAACTTTTAATGTATATTCAAAAAATCACAAAAGAACAAAGAAAAAAATTTTTAGTTGTCACATCGGATTTAGATTTATTATGCAAATTAAAAATTGAAAACTTTTCACAAAATCCGTATTATTTAGTAAAATACGCACCTAAAAAAGTAAATTATCAATCTTTAATGCGTGATAACACCTTTGATATAGTCTATATTGATGAAAAACATGTTTGGGAAAATGTTGCCGATATTATTTTACAAGGAAAGCATTTTGACAAATCAGGAAAAACCAAATTTAAACTGATTTAAGACATAGAAATTTAAGCTAAATTAAGTTAT encodes:
- the guaA gene encoding glutamine-hydrolyzing GMP synthase codes for the protein MKKADILVLDFGSQYTQLIARRLREQGVYAEILPFNVSLADIKAKEPKGIILSGGPASVYATDAYFCDKGIFDLNLPILGICYGMQLMAHHYKATVAPAGHKEYGKANIEVKKDSALFKNLPKKQTVWMSHSDKVENLPQGFEVLATSENSPFCVFGNEDKKFFALQFHPEVQHSEFGKNILKNFAKYACNCESVWNMGSFAKTQAEKIREEVGNDKVLCAVSGGVDSSVVAALLASAIKEQVIVVFVDNGLLRSGEKEQVEFMFKNTLGIDLISIDASEIFLSRLANVTDPEQKRKIIGNTFIEVFEEEAKKHKDVKYLAQGTLYTDIIESSVVGASKTIKSHHNVGGLPEKMNLKLIEPLKEIFKDEVRALGLELGLSKEVVYRHPFPGPGLAIRIMGEVNRPSLELLRKADVILLEELKSTGWYDKTWQAFCVLLNVKSVGVMGDNRTYDNAVCIRVVDASDGMTATFSHLPYEILENISRRIINEVEGINRVVYDISSKPPATIEWE